A portion of the Lysinibacillus timonensis genome contains these proteins:
- a CDS encoding acetylornithine transaminase translates to MNALFNNYTRRPISLIEGNGTIVKDQNGKSYLDFTSGIAVLCLGHCHPELVHVIKEQSEKIWHTSNLYEIPGQVKLAGSLVNDTHLSHAFFCNSGAEANEAAIKLARKQTGKNHIITFKNSFHGRTFGAMSATGQEKIHKGFGPLVDKFTYLPFNDIEALKNSMDDSVAAIMIEIIQGEGGVNPISAEFAEAIHEICSTGEVLLIVDEVQTGIGRTGTRYAFEQTVLKPDLVTLAKGLGGGFPFAAVLGTSDIYETFSPGSHGTTFGGNPLGVAVSQKVIDIVFQKDFLKDVNEKSLYLVNKLNEVLPSEQFTVKGNGLLIGLDCGEMEVSQLIIKLEEEGLLVCSAGSHVLRLLPPLNVQYDEIDVAVTKLQKVLLNVENKQVI, encoded by the coding sequence AATTGAAGGAAATGGGACAATAGTAAAAGATCAAAACGGAAAAAGCTACTTAGATTTTACGAGTGGAATTGCTGTACTTTGTTTAGGGCATTGTCATCCTGAACTTGTTCATGTAATAAAAGAACAAAGTGAGAAAATTTGGCATACGAGTAATTTATATGAAATACCTGGTCAAGTAAAATTAGCTGGATCATTAGTGAATGATACACATCTATCACATGCTTTTTTCTGTAATAGTGGTGCTGAAGCGAACGAAGCAGCCATAAAACTAGCCCGAAAACAAACTGGCAAGAATCATATTATCACTTTTAAGAATTCTTTCCATGGAAGAACTTTTGGTGCTATGTCTGCAACTGGACAAGAAAAGATTCATAAAGGGTTCGGTCCGCTTGTAGATAAGTTCACATATTTACCATTTAACGATATTGAAGCTTTAAAAAATTCAATGGATGATTCCGTAGCAGCTATTATGATTGAGATTATCCAAGGGGAAGGGGGAGTAAACCCTATTTCAGCTGAATTTGCAGAAGCAATTCATGAAATATGTTCAACAGGTGAAGTTCTATTAATTGTAGATGAAGTCCAAACAGGTATTGGCCGTACAGGAACTCGATATGCTTTCGAACAAACCGTATTAAAACCAGACCTTGTAACGCTTGCAAAAGGGCTAGGCGGAGGGTTTCCATTTGCAGCAGTACTTGGAACGTCAGATATTTATGAAACATTCAGCCCTGGTTCTCATGGAACTACTTTCGGAGGAAATCCATTAGGTGTAGCTGTATCACAAAAGGTTATAGATATTGTGTTTCAAAAAGATTTCTTAAAAGATGTAAACGAGAAATCACTCTATTTAGTAAATAAACTTAACGAAGTACTTCCATCAGAGCAATTTACTGTCAAAGGAAATGGTTTATTAATAGGGTTAGATTGTGGCGAAATGGAAGTTTCGCAACTTATTATTAAACTAGAGGAAGAAGGATTGCTTGTTTGCAGTGCAGGGTCTCATGTATTAAGATTACTACCCCCATTAAATGTTCAATATGATGAAATCGATGTTGCAGTAACAAAATTACAAAAAGTGCTACTGAATGTAGAAAATAAGCAGGTCATTTAA